One genomic region from Sphingomonas paeninsulae encodes:
- the ftsZ gene encoding cell division protein FtsZ yields the protein MSIEFLPPEVDELRPRICVIGVGGAGGNAIANMIASQVQGVDFIVANTDAQALNSSAAERRLQLGLKITQGLGAGSRPEIGKAAAEETLEQVEKALDGSHMCFIAAGMGGGTGTGAAPVIAKAARDRGILTVGVVTKPFSFEGSRRMKAAEAGIIELQKHVDTLIVIPNQNLFLIANPSTTFKDAFKMADEVLQQGVRGITDLMVMPGLINLDFADVRSVMGEMGKAMMGTGEAEGDNRAIEAAEKAIANPLLDGVSMKGAKGVIISITGGEDMRLMEVDEAASHIKELVDPDANIIWGSAFNNSLDGKIRVSVVATGIEAEASAMPEPARVFAFPGFKKPEAAAPVAATLQAEPAPVAVAEAAPEVVSEAAPAPVVEAARFVDSSLTEDELLLDTGTMLDAAGTSDPVAEAPKAGSRWLSTPAAEPEAKAPTPGGGTLFERMSNIARGSAKVDPGADASKDPLDIPRFLNRQNNQ from the coding sequence GGCGGAAACGCCATTGCCAACATGATTGCCAGCCAGGTGCAGGGGGTCGATTTCATCGTCGCCAACACGGACGCGCAGGCGCTGAATTCCAGCGCCGCCGAACGGCGTTTGCAACTTGGCCTGAAGATTACGCAGGGTCTGGGCGCTGGATCGCGTCCTGAAATCGGCAAAGCAGCGGCAGAGGAAACTCTCGAGCAGGTCGAAAAGGCGCTCGATGGGTCGCACATGTGCTTCATCGCGGCAGGCATGGGCGGCGGCACCGGAACGGGTGCGGCTCCCGTCATTGCAAAGGCTGCGCGCGATCGTGGGATCCTGACCGTTGGTGTCGTCACCAAGCCGTTCAGCTTCGAAGGTTCGCGCCGTATGAAAGCTGCGGAAGCGGGCATTATCGAATTGCAGAAGCACGTCGATACGCTGATCGTCATTCCGAACCAGAATTTGTTCCTGATCGCCAACCCTTCGACGACGTTCAAGGACGCTTTCAAGATGGCCGATGAAGTCCTGCAACAGGGCGTTCGCGGGATCACCGACCTGATGGTGATGCCCGGCCTGATCAACCTTGATTTCGCCGACGTTCGTTCCGTCATGGGCGAAATGGGCAAGGCGATGATGGGAACCGGCGAAGCCGAGGGCGACAACCGCGCCATCGAAGCAGCCGAAAAAGCCATCGCCAACCCGCTGCTGGACGGTGTGTCGATGAAGGGCGCAAAGGGCGTTATCATCTCGATCACCGGCGGCGAAGATATGCGCCTGATGGAAGTCGATGAAGCGGCCAGCCACATCAAGGAACTGGTCGATCCCGACGCCAACATCATTTGGGGTTCGGCGTTCAACAACTCGTTGGACGGCAAGATCCGCGTTTCGGTTGTGGCGACCGGTATCGAAGCAGAAGCTTCGGCGATGCCAGAACCGGCCCGCGTGTTCGCATTCCCGGGCTTCAAAAAGCCTGAAGCAGCGGCTCCTGTCGCCGCTACTCTACAGGCCGAACCCGCGCCCGTAGCTGTTGCGGAGGCTGCTCCTGAAGTTGTAAGCGAAGCCGCTCCTGCGCCCGTTGTCGAAGCTGCACGCTTTGTCGATTCAAGCCTGACTGAAGACGAGTTATTGCTCGACACCGGTACGATGCTTGATGCTGCAGGGACGAGTGATCCCGTGGCTGAGGCACCGAAGGCCGGAAGTCGCTGGCTTTCCACTCCTGCGGCAGAGCCAGAAGCCAAGGCACCTACGCCCGGCGGTGGCACGTTGTTCGAACGGATGTCGAACATTGCGCGTGGTTCGGCAAAGGTCGACCCCGGCGCCGACGCGTCGAAAGACCCGCTCGACATTCCGCGTTTTCTGAACCGGCAGAATAATCAGTAA
- a CDS encoding tetratricopeptide repeat protein encodes MKFTLILRPSHLRAGTVFLALAASSQAVGQTIGNARSIQTPPTPPSLIGSTDPADMLSMHLRTLSVAPRSLSALLGAGQSALAIGDPNAALGFFARAEQVDERSGKAKAGLAWALVMLERPDDALPLFAKAVALGIPEEEVARDRGLAYDLRGIRDGRSGITRWR; translated from the coding sequence ATGAAATTCACGCTGATTCTCCGTCCGTCGCATCTGCGGGCGGGCACTGTTTTTCTGGCACTTGCTGCTTCGTCGCAGGCCGTTGGTCAGACGATCGGTAATGCCCGGTCGATCCAAACACCCCCCACGCCGCCATCGCTCATCGGCTCCACCGATCCCGCCGATATGCTTTCGATGCATCTACGGACGCTATCGGTCGCACCTCGCAGCTTGTCGGCCTTGTTGGGCGCAGGCCAGTCTGCACTCGCCATCGGTGATCCGAATGCCGCGCTGGGGTTTTTCGCGCGTGCCGAACAGGTCGATGAACGCAGCGGCAAGGCAAAGGCGGGTCTGGCGTGGGCGCTGGTAATGCTGGAGCGTCCCGACGATGCGTTGCCATTGTTTGCCAAGGCGGTTGCGCTTGGCATTCCCGAAGAGGAAGTCGCGCGCGACCGGGGTCTCGCCTATGACCTGCGGGGGATTCGCGACGGGCGCAGCGGGATTACGCGCTGGCGTTGA